The DNA region TGGATTTCATTAGATTTGAAGGAGAAAAGTAATGGCAACAAGAGGGAAAAAATACGATGAGGTCAGCAAAGCAGTGGATCCAAAAGAGATCTACACTGTTGATGAGGCAATTAAACTAATTGAAGATACTAAGACTGCAAAGTTTGACGAGACCGTAGAGGTTTCAGTAAAACTGGGAATCGATCCAAGACAGGCTAATCAACAAATACGAACAGGACTTGTACTTCCTCACGGCATAGGAAAAGACATAACAGTTTTAGTATTTGCCAAAGGGGAAAAAGAAAAAGAGGCACAGGATGCAGGAGCTGATTTTGTGGGTCTCGATGATATGATTGAAAAGATTTCAAAAGATAACTGGCTTGATTTTGATGTATCCATTGCAACACCTGATGTTATGAGCAATGTTGCTAAGCTCGGTAAGGTTCTAGGGCCAAGAAGTCTTATGCCAAGCCCTAAAGTCGGAACAGTTACTTTTGATATTGAGCAGGCTGTAAAGGAAGCAAAAGCAGGAAGAATCGAAGTTAAAAATGACAAAGGCGGCGTTGTACATGCGCCTATAGGTAAGGTTTCTTTTGGATTTGAAAAGCTAAAGGACAATTTCTTAATATTTATGGACGCACTTACAAAAATGAAACCTTCATCATCAAAAGGAATTTTTATTAGAAAGATTACAGTTGCAAACACTATGGGGCCTGGTATCAAAGTGGATTCACATGATGTTCGCGATGTTCTAAAAGGGTTCCAAGCAGCAGCATAGTTAAATCATAACAAGAGGCAATTTAAAGAAGGAGTGAGTTATGTTAAGTAAAGCAGCAAAAAATGAAATAATCGATCAGTTTAGCGCAGTTTTTAAGGCTAACCCTTCAGTGATGCTCGTTGAGTATAAAGGGCTTAGTGTAAAAGAAATTGAGGGTCTTAGGACGAATCTAAAAGACGCCGATACAAACTTAACAGTCGTTAAAAACACTCTGCTTAAGATTGCTGCTAAAGACACTGATATTGAAAAGTTAAATGACTTGCTCTCAGGGCCAACTGCGATTGCGGTTTGTGAGAGTGATCCAACTGCAGCAGCAAAGGTATTTGTAGATACGGCTAAAGATCTTCCTTCATTAGTAATAAAGGGCGGTGTGGTTGAAGGAACAGTTGTTAGTGCTAATGAGATAGAGGCACTTTCTAAGCTACCTTCACGTCAGGAAATGATGGCGCAGCTACTTGGTGCGCTAACTAGCCCAATGTCTAATCTGCTGGGTACTCTTGGCCAGCTGCAAACACAGCTTCTATATGCACTAGAGGCCGTGAAGGATAAAAAAGAACAGGGCGGTGAAGCGGCAGCACCTGCAGAAGAAAAGTCGGAGGCACCTAAAGAGGAAGCTAAGCAAGAAGAATCTAAAGCTGAGGCCAAAGAAGAAACTCCAAAAGAGGAAGCAAAAGAGGCTGAAGCCAAGGAAGATAAGGCTCCTGCAGACGATGCAAAAGAAGTAGAGGCCAAAGAAGAAGCGCCTTCAGAGGAAGCTAAAGAAGAAGCTCCAAAAGAAGAAGAAAAAGAAGAGCCTAAGGCTGAAGCAGAAGAAACGGCCCAGTCTGAAGAAGTTAAAGAAGAAAATTCAGAGGATTCTGAAGAAGAAAAAGAAGAAAGTTAAGATTTGTAAAAACTATAAAAACATATTTTCAATACATTTAAGGAGGTACAGGTTTAATGCCTGAAACAACTAGAGAAGATGTCCTAACTTATCTTGAGAAAGCAAGCATGCTTGAAATCTCAGATCTAATTAAAGACATCGAAGAAAAATTTGACGTAAAGGCTGCAGCTCCAGTAGCAGTAGCAGCAGCACCAGGTGGAGCACCAGCAGCAGACGGCGCAGCTCCAGCGGCTGAGAAAGATGATTTCAACGTAGTCTTAAAAGCTATTGGCGACAACAAGATACAGGTTATTAAGGCTGTTAGAGAAGTAACATCTCTAGGTCTTAAAGAAGCAAAAGAGCTTGTAGAAAGCGCCCCCAAGGCAGTAAAAGAAGGTGTTGATAAAGAAGAGGCCGAGAGCATCAAGAAGAAGCTCGAGGAATCTGGCGCAGAAATAGAAATCAGCTAATTGTTCTTAAGTTTTAAAGCGTGTGGTTTTCTCTTATATGCTGATGATAACTTCAACATTTCTGAAAGCCCGGCCAATTATAGATGTATGGTTGATTTGCATTTGTGTGCCTTAAATGAGTGCGGATCTAAAAGATACATCTATAAAGAGCAAATCGCTCGTAAGAACAGTTAACTGGATATAGAATAGTTGCGCTGTTTTATTGTGAATTTGGTTTTGAAGATTGTCACGTGAGTTAATAAAAAAAATGGGGGTAAGCCAAATTGAGCCTTGATGGTGTAGAAGCATATAAATTTAGAAAGAGTTTTTCCAAAATACCATCTGTTCTAGAAATACCTCACCTGCTTGAAGTGCAAGTAGAATCCTACAAGGAATTTCTGCAAGCAAATACTGAGCCTGACCAAAGAGATGATTTTGGACTGCATAACGCTTTTAAAACAGTTTTTCCTATAGAGGACTATAACGAAAAAGCGTCTCTAGAATATATTAACTACCGGCTTGATAGACCTAAATATGAAGCGGTAGAGTGCCGACTTAAGGGCTACACATATGTTGCGCCCTTATACGTTACTTTTAGACTCGTAATTTGGGACACGGAAACAAGCGATGAGCGGACTATTAGAGATGTAAAAGAACAAGAGGTCTATTTCGGCGAGATTCCGCTAATGACCCCTAATGGTTCATTTATTGTAAACGGCACTGAGAGAGTTATTGTGAACCAGCTTCACCGCTCTCCTGGTGTATTTTTTGACCAAGTTAAAAATAAGGACAACAGCTCCGGAAGATCTTCATTTTCTGCCAGGATTGTTCCTCATGACGGCAGATGGATTGACTATGAGTTTGATTCAAAAGACCTTCTTCATGTAAGGATTGATAGGAAGAAAAAATTTCTTGTAACTGTGCTCTTAAAAGCGCTGGGTTATGATAACAAACAGATACTTCATCATTTCTATCCAGTAGAAAGTATTCATATCAGTTCTGATGGAATGACTAAAGATCTAAATTTTGATGTTCTTCCTTATCAAAGGTCCACAGCCGATATATTAGATCCTAAGAGCGGTGATGTATTAATTAAAAAGGGAAGAAGATTAGTACGAAATCACATCGAGAAGTTAAAAACCGCAAAACTTAAGACAATACCTATAGACCCAAGTGAATTACTCGAAAAATTTGCGGCTGATGACATTGTAGATAAAAAGACCGGTGAGGTTGTCGTTAATTTCAACGAATTAATTACAGAAGAAAAGCTGGATGAAATAAAAAACAGCGACGTATCTGAGTTAAAAGTATTCTACATTGATAATATTTCTGTTGTTGCATCTCTGAGAAACACTGTGCTTGCTGATAAAGTAAATACAAGAGAAGAGGCGATAACTGA from Thermodesulfobacteriota bacterium includes:
- the rplA gene encoding 50S ribosomal protein L1, which encodes MATRGKKYDEVSKAVDPKEIYTVDEAIKLIEDTKTAKFDETVEVSVKLGIDPRQANQQIRTGLVLPHGIGKDITVLVFAKGEKEKEAQDAGADFVGLDDMIEKISKDNWLDFDVSIATPDVMSNVAKLGKVLGPRSLMPSPKVGTVTFDIEQAVKEAKAGRIEVKNDKGGVVHAPIGKVSFGFEKLKDNFLIFMDALTKMKPSSSKGIFIRKITVANTMGPGIKVDSHDVRDVLKGFQAAA
- the rplJ gene encoding 50S ribosomal protein L10, translated to MLSKAAKNEIIDQFSAVFKANPSVMLVEYKGLSVKEIEGLRTNLKDADTNLTVVKNTLLKIAAKDTDIEKLNDLLSGPTAIAVCESDPTAAAKVFVDTAKDLPSLVIKGGVVEGTVVSANEIEALSKLPSRQEMMAQLLGALTSPMSNLLGTLGQLQTQLLYALEAVKDKKEQGGEAAAPAEEKSEAPKEEAKQEESKAEAKEETPKEEAKEAEAKEDKAPADDAKEVEAKEEAPSEEAKEEAPKEEEKEEPKAEAEETAQSEEVKEENSEDSEEEKEES
- the rplL gene encoding 50S ribosomal protein L7/L12, translating into MPETTREDVLTYLEKASMLEISDLIKDIEEKFDVKAAAPVAVAAAPGGAPAADGAAPAAEKDDFNVVLKAIGDNKIQVIKAVREVTSLGLKEAKELVESAPKAVKEGVDKEEAESIKKKLEESGAEIEIS